The Acidobacteriaceae bacterium nucleotide sequence GGGACGTGGACGGAAACGTATGCGTGCGACCTGTTCGACTGGTACCTGAAGACTGCAGAGGAAACGAACTGGCTGGCGGGTACGTTGCAGTGGTGCTTTAAAGATTTCTCAACGCCACTGCGGCCGGAGAATCCGGTGCCGCGCGTGAACCAGAAGGGCTTGCTGCTGCGCGATATGACGCCGAAGGAAGGCTATTACGTCTTCCAGTCGTACTGGGCGAAGGAGCCGATGCTGCGGGTGTTTGGGCACAACTGGCCGGTGCGCTGGGGCAAGGTTGGGCAGGAGCGCATGGTGCGGGTGTACTCCAACTGCAGCGAGGTTGAGCTGTTTGTGAATGGTGTGTCTGCAGGCAAGCGGACACGCGACAGCAAGGACTTCCCTTGTGCCGGGCTGCGTTGGAGTATCGCGTTCCGCGAAGGCGAGAATACGGTGAAGGCTGTTACGCGTGTTGCAGGCAGAGAGCTGACGGACAGCGTTACGTTTCGCTATGAGACGCGTGCCTGGGGCAAGCCTGCAAAGGTGATGCTGACGCGCGTGAATGCGGCTACGGTGAAGGCTGAGTTAGTCGACGCGGATGGCGTGTTGTGTCTTGATTCGCGCGCGCAGATTCGTTTTGCCGTTGCAGGCGAAGCGAAGTTGATTGACAACGTGGGAACGCCCGATGGATCGCGAGCCGTGCAGTTGCAGAATGGACGCGCACAGATTTCGGTAAAGCTGGATGGTGCGGCGCAGTTTAGCGCCGTGGTGGCAGGCGTGGCGCCTGCGTTTCTTTTGCTTGCAGGAGGTACGGCATGAAGACGATGAAATGGATGGGTACGGTATTGCTGGCGACGGTGAGTGTGCCGGTGTTTGCGCAGGAGACGCTTCCAGCGAAGCCGATGACCGCGCTCGCTATTGCGGCAGCGGCGGGCGATCAGGATGCAGATGCGAGCGGCCCGGCGAAGCTTTCTTCAAAGCTGAACCACGCTGATGTGCAGCGCGCGATGAAGCTGGTCGCGGACTGGCAGTTGAAGCAGAGCGAAGGCAAGTGGAACCAGGACTGGACGTATGCTCCGCTGTATCTTGGGCTGCTGGCTGCGAGTGAGACGACGAAGGACAGTCGTTATCACGATGTCGTGCTGAGCAAGTCGGAAGAGTTCCAGTGGAAGCTCTGGAACAATCGCCCTCTGCACGCCGATGATGAGGCAATTGCGCAGGCATACGAGTTGCTATGGCACGAGAAGCACGACGACGTGCGGATTGCAGAGGCCCGCTCAAGGTTCGATCAGATCGTGGTGTATCAGGACAAGCCGGAGAAGGAGCTTTGGTGGTGGGCGGATTCGCTCTACATGGCTCCAGCTGGGTTGGCCGAGATGTCCCGCATCACCGATGACCCCAAGTACAAGGTGGCGATGGATCGCGAGTGGGCGCTGACGCAGGCCCACTTCTACAACACGGACGATCACCTGTTCACCCGCGACGCACGCACGTTGAGTACGAAGGAAAAGAATGGCAAGCCTGTGTACTGGGCGCGTGGGAATGGCTGGGTGTTGGCAGGTACAGCAAACGTGCTGCAGGCTTTACCGAAGAACGATCCCCTGCGACCGAAGTACGAGAAGCTGTTTCGCGAGATGTCCGCACGGATTGCAGGACTGCAGATGAGCGATGGTTTGTGGCGCACCGGGTTGCTTGACCAGGAGGCGTATGCGCTGCCGGAGACTTCGGCATCAGGGTTTTTCGTCTATGCGATGGCATGGGGCGTGAATGCAGGGGTTCTGGATGCGAAGACGTACAAGCCTGTTGTTGAAAAAGGCTGGGCGGGACTTCTGAAGCATGTGTATGCCAGCGGTCGGCTGGGATGTGTGCAGCCCATAGGGTTTGCTCCGGGACAGTTCGAGACAAGCTCCAGCTATGTGTACGGAACGGGCGCGTTTTTGCTGGCTGGATCGCAAGTGGACCGGATGGTCGGGACAAAGAAGCACGCTCATTAGAGCCAGAGTAGTGGTCAGACAGCTATAGTGTCTGTCGAGGTGTTCACGATGAAGAAGATGCTCGTAGCAGGGGTTCTGCTGGCCGCAACCGTGGCAGCAGCAGCTCAAAAGGCTCCGCAGGCTGGACAGCCGATGAGTACGGATGGTTTCCATGTGTCGACTCCGCCGGAGTTGAAGAAACAGTCGACGGAGCTGCTGGAGCAGGCGGCTAAGAGCGATTCGGGTTCGGTGTCGGTGACGCTGGAGAAGTATCCGACGCACTTCATGATGATCAATGCCCGCACGAAGTCGGGCGGTGGTGAGCTTCATGAGCATTGGGCAGACATCTTCGTGGTGCTCGATGGCGAAGCAACCGTTGTGACGGGTGGACACCTGAGCGATGAGACGGTGAAGGGCGACGGCGAGCATCGTGGCACCGCCGTTGTTGGTGGAACCTCAGTGGTGGTGCATAAGGGAGACATCGTGCAGGTTGCTGCTGGAACGCCACACCAGACGATCGTGGCTCCGGGCAAGTTTTCGGTGTACTACGTGATCAAGATCAAGCAGTAACAACAGAGAGAACGGGACAAGAGATGAAGCTTTTTCAGATGGCCGATGCTGTGCGCTTTCAGCGCATGACGACTGCAGAGTTGCGCGAGACGTTTCTGGTAGAAGAGGCGTTTGTGCCCGGAGCCCTTACGCTGGCGTACGTCGACCTGGATCGCACGGTGCTGGGTGGAGCTGTGCCGACAAGTGCTCCGCTGACGCTGGAGACTTATCCTGAGCTGCGCAGCGAGTTTTTCTGCGAACGCCGTGAGCTGGGCGTGCTGAACGTGGGCGGCGCAGGTAGCGTGACCGTGGATGGCACGGTGTACGAGCTGAGCAAGCTGGACACGCTGTATGTTTCGCGTGGCGCGAAGAGCGTGGTGTTTGCGAGCGAGAACGCGGCAGAGCCTGCGGCGTTCTACCTGCTGAGCTATCTGGCGCACAAGGAGTATCCGACGACGCTGGCGAAGTTTGCCGAACTGACGCCGGTGAAGCTGGGCTCTGCGGAGACGTGTAACGCGCGATCGATTTACAAGGCGATTCATCTGGAAGGCATTCGAAGCTGCCAGCTTGTGATGGGCTTTACGTTGCTCGAGAGCGGATCCAACTGGAACACGATGCCGTCGCATACGCACATGCGGCGCTCGGAGATTTATCTGTACTTCGACGTCGATCCGAAGGGCCAGATCGTTCACCTGATGGGTCCGCCGCAGGAGACGCGTCACCTGATGATGAAGAACCGCGAGATTGCGATCTCGCCGGGTTGGTCGATTCACTCGGGCGTTGGCATGCAGGCGTACGGCTTCTGCTGGGGCATGGGTGGCGAGAATCAACGCTACGACGACATGGATCCGGTAGCTGCAGCGGAGTTGCTCTAATGCGCGCGGCCCTGGCGTTGGCGTGCGTGTCGGTGGTGGCGATGCCCTGCTTCGTGCAGGCGCAGACGCCAGCCAAGCAGGCCCAGGCAGAGGTTCGAATGCTGGCCGAGGGTATGGTGTCGAAGCCGGTGAGCGGCTATGACGCGGTTGCGCTGCTTGCCGCGTGGCATGAGACGGCAGATGGCCGCTACTTCAAAGCCGTACAGGATGCAGTCGAGCGCGGACAGGCTCCGTTAGAAGCTGCGGTTGTCGTGGACGAAGTGCTGGCGACGAAGAAGTATAACGACGCCCTGGCCGAGTTGCAGAAGCAGCCCAAGCCGATGGTGAAGATGAGCGCGGATGCCCACATGGCTCACCTTGTCGACCTGCTTGAGCGCACGCCCGAGGATGCGGCTGCGCGAAAAGAATTGAACGATCTGGCGAAGACGGCTGACCCGCTCGACGCTCTGCGCGTGTACGCGCTGGCGAAGGGCGCGCGGCTTGGCTTTTTGCCCGCGAGCGATGAGGCTCGTGCGGTGAAGCTGTGGGCGAAGGTTCCAATGAGCGCACCAGCGAGCGCACGCCTGCTGGCAGCAACGGAGATCGCGCAGAGCGAAACCGCTCTCTCTGCACGGGGCAAACGTGTGGCAGTCGACGCCTGGTTCAACTCGCAGACGCGAACGGGGCTTGACGGCAAGACCGAGCTCTTCCACTACAAGTGGGACGATCAGCGGAACTCAGGCTTTTCGTTCTTCGGGCGAGCTTTTCAGCGTGAGGGTGCGAAGCTGGAGACGATAGCGGCTGCGCCTACGGCGGCAAATCTGAAGGGTGTGAGCGTGTATGTGATCGCCTCGCCGGACATCCCGTCGAAGAACCCGAACCCACATTACATGGACAAGTCCAGCGGAGACGCGATTGAGGCCTGGGTGAAGGCCGGTGGCGTGCTGCTGCTGATGCAGAACGACAAGACCAACGCCGAGTTCGAGAAGTTCAACACGCTGGCTGATCGCTTTGGGGTGCACTTCAACCCGGTGTTGCGCAACACCGTGGAAGGCCACCATTACGAGCAGGGGCGCGTGGAGATTCCGGCAGGAACGGGTGGCATCTTCCCTGCTGCGATTCAGGCGTACATGAAAGAAATCTGCACGATTGCCCCTTCCGGCCCGGGAAAAGCTGTTTTGACGGACAAGGGTGATGTGCTGATGGCCGTAGCTCATGTGGGCAAAGGCACGGTGTATGCCGTTGTCGATCCGTGGCTCTACAACGAGTACACGGATGGGCAGAAGCTGCCGCCGGAGTATCCGAACTTTACGGCAGCCAAAGACCTGGCGAAGTGGGCGCTGGAGCAGGCCCGCTAGTCGCCTTCGTAGACAGAACCAGCGGTGCAGGTTTCACGGACAACAATGCGGCTCAGGCCCGGAAGTGTGGGCTTGAGCTGCTGCCATATCCAGCGGCTGAGGACTTCGCTGGTCGGATTTTCAAGCCCGGGGATGTCGTTGAGATAGAAGTGGTCAAGCTGCTCGTGGAGCGGCTTCCAGTGGGTTTTGATTTCGGCAAAGTCCATGACCCAGCCGGTGTGCGGGTCGAGCGGACCGCTGACGTGGAGTTCCACGCGGAACGAGTGACCGTGAAGACGGGCGCATTTGTGCCCCGCCGGGACGTTGGGCAGGCGGTGCGCGGCCTCAAACGTAAATTCCTTGAAGATCTGCATCTGTTCCAGTGTACGAGAGGCGGCGATACACTGATAGTTGAGGATTTATGGGTTTGAACGCAGAACAAAAAGCGGTTGTACTGCTCAGCGGCGGGCTGGACTCGACAACGGTTGTGGCGATTGCCAAGAACCTGGGCTATACGGTGTATGCGCTGAGCTTCGATTATGGGCAGAACCATCGCGTGGAGCTGGAATCTGCCGCGCGCGTGGCAGCCACGCTTGGGGTCGCCGAACATAAGACCGTGAAGGTCGACCTGCGGACGTTCGGTGGATCGTCGCTGACGACGGAAGAAGCGGTGCCGAAGAATCGCTCGGACGAAGCGATTGGGCATGGCGTGCCAAACACGTATGTTCCCGCGCGGAACACGGTGTTTCTGTCGCTGGCGCTGGCGTGGGTCGAGGTGCTGCAGGCGACCGATATTTTTGTCGGCGTAAACGCTCTGGATTACAGCGGCTACCCTGACTGCCGGCCGGAGTACATCGAGGCGTTTGAGCGGATGGCGAACCTGGCGACGAAGATTGGTACAGAAGGCCGCCAGATCAAGATTCATGCGCCGCTAATCTCGATGACGAAGAAGGATATTGTCGAAGCCGGAATGGCTTTGGGCGTGGACTACACCATGACGATCACCTGCTACGATCCTTCGCCAACGGGCGAGGCCTGCGGTGAGTGCGATGCGTGCCATCTGCGCCGCAAGGGCTTTGTCGAGGCGGGTGTGGCTGATCCGACGCGGTACCGGAGCGCATAACGATGGCGTACGCAGTCAAAGAGATGTTTTACACGCTGCAGGGTGAAGGCGCGCAGGCCGGATCGGCCGCAGTCTTCTGCCGGTTCAGCGGATGCAATCTGTGGAGCGGACGCGAGCAGGATCGTGCGACGGCAACGTGCCAGTTTTGCGACACGGATTTTATCGGCACGGATGGTGACGGTGGCGGCAAATTTGCCAATGGCGCAGAGCTGGCTGCGGCAGTTGCCGCGAAGTGGCCGCAGAATGTTCCGGGGCGGAAGCTGGTGGTCTGCACGGGCGGCGAACCGCTGCTACAACTCAATCGCGAAGCTATTGAGGCGCTGCACGCAGAGGGTTTCTCCATCGCGATCGAGACCAATGGCACGGTCGATGTCCCCGAAGGTGTGGATTGGGTGTGCGTGAGTCCGAAGGCGAATGCCACGCTGAAAGTGATGGGCGGAGATGAGATCAAGCTGGTCTATCCGCAGGAGACCGACCCGCGCGTGTACTCCGGCATGGGCTTTCGCAACTTCTTCATCCAGCCGATGGATGGGCCGGAAGCTGCGGCGAATCGCGATGCGGCCGTGCGTTTCTGCATGGAGAACCCGCAGTGGCGGTTGAGTCTGCAGACGCATAAGCTCGTCGGGATTCGCTGATTCCACTTCGCAAGATGTTGGTTTACCTACGTGCTTTCCAACTCTCATTCTGCGGTATTACTTCCGATGCGAAGCAGCGTAGGCTTTGCTCGACGCGTCATAGCGCTCGATGGAAGCTTCAGACGTAGCAAGGCCGCCTCCGAAGAGACGGCCTGCGGGTCGCTTTCGCTCTCGGACATCCACTAAACCGCTAAGAAAATGCTCAGTTGCTTATTTGCAACTCAGAAACATACGCAAATCGCGAACGTTATTGCCTGTGGGGCCAGTAACGATCGAGTCACCGAGCGCCTCAAAGAACGAATAGCTATCGAACTCCCGCAGTGCTTTAAATGGATCTAGTTCGAGTTTCCGCGCACGATCGAGTGTGGTCGAATCGACGAGGGCTCCTGCCGCCGGACTGTTTCCGTCGACGCCGTCTGAGCCGGCACTGAGCAAAGCCACTTGCGTGTCTGTTTCCATAAGGTTCAGTGCGCAGTGAAGGGCGAAGTGTTGGTTCCTGCCGCCTAAACCGCTTGGTTCTGTCAGCTTCACGGAGAGTTCTCCGCCAGAAATGAGACAGACCCTCTTGTGTGCCTTTCGCAGCGTCCGGAGGCGTTCAAGCAAGTAGGTCGCAGCGTCTTGGTAATGCCAATCATCGCAGGTATTGTCTATCTCACAATGAAAACCGGCTTGACGGGCGAGACTCTGTACCTGTTCCAGGAGAGTCTTATTCGAAAGCAAGCAAAGATGCTTGGAGTTCTTGAATACCGAATCCGTACTGAACGGCGTTTCGTGAAGGTTCTGGTCCATGAAGTAGTTTTGAACCTCACGGCTGAGAGAATCGGCGACGGAGTGCTTAGAGAGAATTTTCCTGCAGTCCGCGACGGTCGAAGGATCGGGTAGTGAAAGGCCGGAGCCGACCATATCCAGCGCACTGTCAGGGACGTCACTCACCACAAGGGTGCATTGCGTTGCCGGTGACGCAGTGAACGCGAGGCGTCCGCCCTTTACCTTCGAGAAGTGCTTACGAAGCGTGTTCATGGACGTGATCGGAAGACCTGAGTAAACGAGAGCGCGATAGAACTCATTCACTTGCTTGTTAGATATTTGAGGAGATAAGGGAGCTTCGAGCATCGATGATGCTCCACCGCTGATCAAGAAGAGCACAAGATCGTCTTCTTGAAGAGGCTGCAGCAAGCTAAGTGCTGTCTCCGCGGCCTCGCGCGAGGCGTCATTCGGTAACGGATGTCCTCCGACAAAATGTTGAATGAAGTCGGGTAAGCCATCCGGGTTACCTGGACCAACAGCAATGCCTTCTATTTCCTGCCCTTCGTGCAGACCGGCTTGAATAATAATTGCGGCTACTCGACACATAGGAATCGCGGCCTTGCCGACAGCTATGATGACAACCTTGCGCCGTTCGACAAGCGAGTAGGAAAGCTTGCCAATATGGAGGACGCCTCCAAGTACGGTCATGGCGTGTGTCATGACATTGGTGATGTCGATTCGTCTCATCGACTCATTGAACAAACTTAGAAGCTGCGCTCTCAGGTTTGCCAGGACTACCGAATGGTTTTCAGCGGTTCTGCTCGATGAGCTGTGTTGACTTAGCATTCCATCACTCTTTCCTGGACAACCGGCCGGACTTTCCCAACGAAAAACATCGCGATACCGCCTGCGGCCAGGAGCAGAATGCCGATACTGCACAATGGCGCGGTGAAACCTCCCGTTCGTTCGGTGAGCCAACCGATCAAAGACGGTCCCGCGAAACCACCCAGGTTTCCTAACGAATTGATCAGCGCAATGGCAACCGCTGCCAGCTGACCGCCAAAATCTTTTGTAACGACAGCCCAAAACATGGGCATGGCCGAGAATATCCCAAATGCGGAAATGGCAAACGCGCCGATGAGCAGAGGCTTGGAATGGCTGTAGGACGCCCCGAACTGCCCCAAGGCTGCAGCGAGAAATGAAATCAAGAGATGCCACTTTCGCTCGGCCGTAGCGTCTGAGTGAAACGACCACCCAACTGCTGCCGCTCCACCGACGCCGTAGGAGGCTGCGGAAAGCCACCCGATGCTTGCGAGTCCCATTCCTTGCGACTGTGCCAGTTTTGGAAGCCAGAACCCGAGACCATACAGCCCCATCATCAAGAAGAAGTAGATGGCGGTGAGCGCCAGAAACCTTTTCGAGACAAGAGATCGCCAGCTGAGGGGCTGAGTGCTCTCCACAGGCGCCTCAGCGAGCTGAGCACGGAGAATGATCCTCTTCTCCTCTCGGCTAAGCCACTCCGCGTCATCCGGAGATTCCGTGAGAACAATCAGAGTGAGACCGCCGAGAAGAATTGCCGGAATACCTTCAAGAATAAAAAGCCATTGCCAGGAGTGCAATGATGTTCCCCATTGATGCTGGAGAAGCGTCGTCGATAAGGGCGCGCCAATCACATTCGCTAACGGGATACCCACGATGAAAAGCGAAATAAGTCCAGCACGGCGAGAGGGTGGCAACCAGACACTGAGATACAAGATGATCCCGGGGAAAAATCCGGCTTCCGCTGCGCCAAGTAGTGCTCTGAGCGTTATGTAAGACAGTGGGCCTCTTGCGAAAGCCATCGCTATCGATAAGGCACCCCAGGTAATCATGATCCGTGCGATCCAGACCCTTGCTCCGAAGCGTTTGAGCATTAGATTACTGGGCACTTCACAGAGGAAATAGCCGATGAAAAAAATGCCTGCCCCAAGACCAAATGCGCTATCGGCTAGATGTAGATCGCGGTTCATCGTTAACGCAGCAAAACCCACGTTGACGCGGTCCAGGAAGGCGACAACATAGAGCAAGATCAGAAACGGCATGATCCGGAAAGCAATTCTGGTGAAAACATCGCGCATAGGATTCCTAAGGACGAAAAGTTACTTGATATAAGGAGCTAGAGCGGGAACGTCAGTTTTTGTTTCTTGAGCAATCAATGCTCCGATCTCCATTGCACCTTGATGATTCAGGTGAGAATTGTCGATCTTCCCATTCCGGAGCGGCGAGTCTGTGTCGATGGCGGCTTTCCCCTTGGAGATATAAAACGCTGTCGTCAGTTTGACGATGTCGATCAATGGGATGTTTTCCTCCGCGGCTACATCGCGGGTGGCCTGCTCATACGGGATGAGAGCTGCCGTGTCCTCGAAGTGACCCTCTTTATCCCAACGACGAATGCCCAGAGATGTCATAAGTATCGGCTTGATACCTGCGGCCTTGGCCTCGTCTACAAAGCGCTTGATGTTGGCACGAAACTCGTCGACCGTCGTGTAGCGCTCGGGCTTGTCGCGATGAATGTCGTTGTGACTGAAGCCTAGAATGATGTAATCGGGCTTCAGGGAAAGCGCTTGCGCCCAGCGGCCTTCCACACGGAACGATTTCGAGCTTCGACCACCTTTTGCTAAGTTCAGGCATTCAATATCGGGTCTGAGCAAGGCTTCAAAACCAGGGCCCCAACCTGACGAATCCTGCACAGTCGAATCTCCCACAAGAACTAGTTTCACTTTAGCGTCTGGATTGTGCCAGGTTACCTTCTCCAACGGGGCGTTGTGTGGCGTCCCATCGGGATCAGATGAATTTTGCGCCGTAGCACCTAGCGAACAAGTAAGAGCAAGAGCCACGGACAACGACAATCTAATAGCGGATTGGGCGAGTTGACGCATATTCGATTAATCCTTCTGAATGTAATTAAGGCTGATCGTCAGACCAATGT carries:
- a CDS encoding glycoside hydrolase family 88 protein, which produces MKTMKWMGTVLLATVSVPVFAQETLPAKPMTALAIAAAAGDQDADASGPAKLSSKLNHADVQRAMKLVADWQLKQSEGKWNQDWTYAPLYLGLLAASETTKDSRYHDVVLSKSEEFQWKLWNNRPLHADDEAIAQAYELLWHEKHDDVRIAEARSRFDQIVVYQDKPEKELWWWADSLYMAPAGLAEMSRITDDPKYKVAMDREWALTQAHFYNTDDHLFTRDARTLSTKEKNGKPVYWARGNGWVLAGTANVLQALPKNDPLRPKYEKLFREMSARIAGLQMSDGLWRTGLLDQEAYALPETSASGFFVYAMAWGVNAGVLDAKTYKPVVEKGWAGLLKHVYASGRLGCVQPIGFAPGQFETSSSYVYGTGAFLLAGSQVDRMVGTKKHAH
- the kduI gene encoding 5-dehydro-4-deoxy-D-glucuronate isomerase, which produces MKLFQMADAVRFQRMTTAELRETFLVEEAFVPGALTLAYVDLDRTVLGGAVPTSAPLTLETYPELRSEFFCERRELGVLNVGGAGSVTVDGTVYELSKLDTLYVSRGAKSVVFASENAAEPAAFYLLSYLAHKEYPTTLAKFAELTPVKLGSAETCNARSIYKAIHLEGIRSCQLVMGFTLLESGSNWNTMPSHTHMRRSEIYLYFDVDPKGQIVHLMGPPQETRHLMMKNREIAISPGWSIHSGVGMQAYGFCWGMGGENQRYDDMDPVAAAELL
- the queD gene encoding 6-carboxytetrahydropterin synthase QueD, with the translated sequence MQIFKEFTFEAAHRLPNVPAGHKCARLHGHSFRVELHVSGPLDPHTGWVMDFAEIKTHWKPLHEQLDHFYLNDIPGLENPTSEVLSRWIWQQLKPTLPGLSRIVVRETCTAGSVYEGD
- the queC gene encoding 7-cyano-7-deazaguanine synthase QueC is translated as MGLNAEQKAVVLLSGGLDSTTVVAIAKNLGYTVYALSFDYGQNHRVELESAARVAATLGVAEHKTVKVDLRTFGGSSLTTEEAVPKNRSDEAIGHGVPNTYVPARNTVFLSLALAWVEVLQATDIFVGVNALDYSGYPDCRPEYIEAFERMANLATKIGTEGRQIKIHAPLISMTKKDIVEAGMALGVDYTMTITCYDPSPTGEACGECDACHLRRKGFVEAGVADPTRYRSA
- the queE gene encoding 7-carboxy-7-deazaguanine synthase, encoding MAYAVKEMFYTLQGEGAQAGSAAVFCRFSGCNLWSGREQDRATATCQFCDTDFIGTDGDGGGKFANGAELAAAVAAKWPQNVPGRKLVVCTGGEPLLQLNREAIEALHAEGFSIAIETNGTVDVPEGVDWVCVSPKANATLKVMGGDEIKLVYPQETDPRVYSGMGFRNFFIQPMDGPEAAANRDAAVRFCMENPQWRLSLQTHKLVGIR
- a CDS encoding DUF4147 domain-containing protein codes for the protein MLSQHSSSSRTAENHSVVLANLRAQLLSLFNESMRRIDITNVMTHAMTVLGGVLHIGKLSYSLVERRKVVIIAVGKAAIPMCRVAAIIIQAGLHEGQEIEGIAVGPGNPDGLPDFIQHFVGGHPLPNDASREAAETALSLLQPLQEDDLVLFLISGGASSMLEAPLSPQISNKQVNEFYRALVYSGLPITSMNTLRKHFSKVKGGRLAFTASPATQCTLVVSDVPDSALDMVGSGLSLPDPSTVADCRKILSKHSVADSLSREVQNYFMDQNLHETPFSTDSVFKNSKHLCLLSNKTLLEQVQSLARQAGFHCEIDNTCDDWHYQDAATYLLERLRTLRKAHKRVCLISGGELSVKLTEPSGLGGRNQHFALHCALNLMETDTQVALLSAGSDGVDGNSPAAGALVDSTTLDRARKLELDPFKALREFDSYSFFEALGDSIVTGPTGNNVRDLRMFLSCK
- a CDS encoding MFS transporter codes for the protein MRDVFTRIAFRIMPFLILLYVVAFLDRVNVGFAALTMNRDLHLADSAFGLGAGIFFIGYFLCEVPSNLMLKRFGARVWIARIMITWGALSIAMAFARGPLSYITLRALLGAAEAGFFPGIILYLSVWLPPSRRAGLISLFIVGIPLANVIGAPLSTTLLQHQWGTSLHSWQWLFILEGIPAILLGGLTLIVLTESPDDAEWLSREEKRIILRAQLAEAPVESTQPLSWRSLVSKRFLALTAIYFFLMMGLYGLGFWLPKLAQSQGMGLASIGWLSAASYGVGGAAAVGWSFHSDATAERKWHLLISFLAAALGQFGASYSHSKPLLIGAFAISAFGIFSAMPMFWAVVTKDFGGQLAAVAIALINSLGNLGGFAGPSLIGWLTERTGGFTAPLCSIGILLLAAGGIAMFFVGKVRPVVQERVMEC
- a CDS encoding rhamnogalacturonan acetylesterase produces the protein MRQLAQSAIRLSLSVALALTCSLGATAQNSSDPDGTPHNAPLEKVTWHNPDAKVKLVLVGDSTVQDSSGWGPGFEALLRPDIECLNLAKGGRSSKSFRVEGRWAQALSLKPDYIILGFSHNDIHRDKPERYTTVDEFRANIKRFVDEAKAAGIKPILMTSLGIRRWDKEGHFEDTAALIPYEQATRDVAAEENIPLIDIVKLTTAFYISKGKAAIDTDSPLRNGKIDNSHLNHQGAMEIGALIAQETKTDVPALAPYIK